From the genome of Scytonema hofmannii PCC 7110, one region includes:
- a CDS encoding Rab family GTPase: protein MLQKKICMVGAFATGKTSLVSKFVYSIFSEKYQTTVGVKIDKKTINFQGKEVNLILWDLYGEDEFQKVRMSYLRGSSGYLLIADGTRHHTLEKALNLRQRVEETIGKVPCVLVLNKWDLVDEWEIENNEIEQLVQQGWIVMKTSAKTGLNVEEIFQSLTSKILEE, encoded by the coding sequence ATGCTTCAAAAGAAAATTTGTATGGTTGGTGCCTTTGCTACAGGTAAAACGAGTTTAGTCTCTAAATTTGTTTACAGTATTTTTTCAGAAAAATATCAAACAACTGTAGGCGTCAAAATTGATAAAAAAACAATTAACTTTCAAGGAAAAGAAGTAAACCTTATTCTTTGGGATCTTTATGGAGAAGACGAATTTCAGAAAGTGAGAATGTCTTATTTGAGAGGTTCGTCTGGATATTTATTAATTGCAGATGGCACCAGACATCATACCTTAGAAAAAGCTTTAAATCTCAGACAAAGAGTAGAAGAAACTATTGGAAAGGTGCCTTGCGTTTTGGTTTTAAATAAATGGGATTTAGTAGATGAATGGGAAATAGAAAATAATGAGATTGAGCAACTTGTCCAGCAAGGTTGGATAGTTATGAAAACAAGTGCTAAAACTGGTTTAAATGTAGAAGAAATTTTTCAAAGTCTTACTTCCAAAATCTTGGAGGAATAA
- a CDS encoding ABC transporter ATP-binding protein has protein sequence MTKSTPFTTDSKSRTIGATRFLEIDNVLKSYPNPDGGQFVVLDNVNLTIGEDEYISVIGHSGCGKSTLLKIVAGLEKATSGSVRLDGKEIRKPGAERMMVFQHYSLLPWLTVRENIRLAVDEVLKDASRSEKISIVNEHLAMVNLNAAADKYPDEISGGMKQRVGIARALAIRPKMLLMDEPFGALDALTRGKLQRQVLDIWENHRQAVMMVTHDVDEAIYMSDRIVLMTNGPAAKIGEILEVPFPHPRDRTAMRNSKEYFELRNHALNFLDKYFTQDE, from the coding sequence ATGACCAAATCAACTCCATTTACAACCGATAGCAAGTCGCGCACTATTGGCGCTACTCGATTTCTAGAAATTGACAATGTACTCAAGTCCTATCCAAACCCCGATGGGGGACAATTTGTCGTTCTGGATAATGTCAATTTGACCATAGGTGAAGATGAATATATTTCTGTAATCGGTCACTCTGGTTGTGGTAAGTCCACTCTTTTGAAGATTGTCGCGGGTTTAGAAAAAGCCACCTCTGGTTCCGTGAGACTTGATGGCAAAGAAATTCGCAAACCTGGTGCTGAACGCATGATGGTGTTTCAACACTATTCCCTGCTACCTTGGTTGACTGTACGAGAAAATATCCGACTAGCGGTGGATGAAGTGCTCAAAGATGCCTCAAGATCTGAAAAAATCAGCATTGTTAACGAACACTTGGCAATGGTAAACTTGAATGCGGCAGCTGACAAATACCCTGATGAAATTTCTGGTGGAATGAAGCAGCGTGTGGGGATCGCAAGAGCCTTAGCTATTCGTCCAAAAATGTTGTTAATGGACGAGCCTTTTGGAGCATTAGATGCATTGACTCGGGGGAAATTACAGCGGCAAGTATTGGATATTTGGGAAAACCATCGTCAGGCAGTGATGATGGTTACACACGACGTGGATGAGGCAATTTATATGTCAGACCGTATTGTTCTCATGACTAATGGACCTGCTGCTAAGATTGGAGAAATCTTAGAAGTTCCTTTTCCTCATCCACGCGATCGCACTGCGATGCGAAACTCTAAAGAGTATTTTGAACTTCGCAATCACGCCCTGAATTTCCTAGATAAGTACTTTACTCAAGACGAGTAA
- a CDS encoding ArsB/NhaD family transporter — protein MENWQAFISILTFISVIILVMTEWVNLTIAALLGALLLVFTNVMTLEDAVSYIGNSHGTLGLFFGVMVLVRAFEPTKIFEYLATQIVILAKGKGNRLLLGIVGITTPICAVLPNATTVMLLAPLIPPIAEEVGVNFVPLLILMVFVANSAGLLTIVGDPATFIVGDAINISFTDYLWRLSLGGAIAIIIIVAILPLLFRKIWKTKLENLEQLPHPQINHPRVLTIGGFIVAFVLVFFVAGEYLPVPVSPAAVALLGAALAMLLSHQSKIDTVNNILRDVDWSTLIFFMSIFVLIGGLEKTGVINSLSGLLAAILGKNIFIGSLSLVFFIGLLSSVVPNIPLVVAMVPLLKQYVVNVGLAPTEVLAQNFQGQFPPEVLPLFYAMMFGATLGGNGTLVGASANIVAAGIAEQHGRRISFKTFLHYGLPVMLLQLIGSALYMLFRFLL, from the coding sequence ATGGAAAACTGGCAAGCATTCATCAGTATTCTCACATTTATAAGTGTTATAATCTTAGTCATGACAGAGTGGGTAAACTTGACAATTGCTGCCTTATTAGGAGCGTTGTTATTAGTTTTTACTAATGTCATGACTTTAGAAGACGCTGTTAGCTATATTGGCAACAGTCACGGAACATTAGGTTTGTTCTTTGGAGTCATGGTGCTAGTCAGAGCATTTGAACCTACGAAGATTTTTGAATACCTTGCAACTCAAATAGTCATCCTTGCAAAAGGTAAAGGCAATCGTCTGTTACTAGGAATTGTAGGAATTACCACTCCTATTTGTGCTGTTTTGCCAAATGCTACTACAGTTATGCTATTAGCACCTTTAATTCCACCAATTGCAGAGGAAGTTGGAGTTAATTTTGTACCGTTGCTTATCCTTATGGTGTTTGTAGCTAATAGTGCAGGGCTACTCACAATAGTTGGAGATCCGGCTACTTTTATTGTCGGTGACGCAATTAATATCAGCTTTACAGATTATCTCTGGCGCTTGAGTTTGGGAGGAGCGATCGCGATTATTATTATAGTAGCAATATTACCATTGCTCTTTCGTAAAATCTGGAAAACCAAGCTAGAAAACCTCGAACAGCTACCACATCCTCAAATAAACCATCCACGAGTTTTAACAATAGGTGGATTCATAGTTGCTTTCGTGTTAGTCTTTTTTGTTGCGGGAGAGTATTTGCCAGTTCCGGTATCACCTGCTGCTGTTGCTTTGTTAGGAGCTGCTCTAGCAATGCTTTTATCTCATCAAAGCAAAATTGACACAGTCAACAACATACTACGAGATGTAGATTGGAGTACTTTAATCTTCTTTATGAGTATTTTTGTACTGATTGGTGGCTTAGAAAAAACTGGCGTTATCAACAGTTTATCTGGATTATTAGCAGCTATTTTAGGGAAAAACATTTTTATTGGTTCTTTATCTCTCGTCTTTTTCATTGGTTTGCTATCTAGCGTTGTTCCCAATATTCCACTCGTTGTAGCAATGGTGCCATTACTCAAACAATACGTTGTTAATGTTGGATTGGCACCAACTGAAGTTTTAGCACAAAATTTTCAGGGGCAATTTCCTCCAGAGGTGCTGCCACTTTTTTACGCTATGATGTTTGGTGCGACTTTGGGAGGCAATGGGACTTTAGTCGGTGCATCAGCCAACATCGTTGCTGCAGGAATTGCCGAACAACACGGGCGTCGCATCTCATTTAAAACTTTTTTACATTACGGTTTGCCAGTGATGCTGTTACAACTTATAGGTTCTGCTTTATATATGCTATTTCGTTTTTTGCTTTAA
- a CDS encoding sensor histidine kinase: protein MSESISITEKIFAILKTLILERLNANVFKIISCVPDWLMGFCHQQINPETEVVPRDIFPFLETFLIDAEELWQINGDKILKSGLWYQTDASGKEYHFEAVAICADSRQFILIELKEDVFIEKQSIIQKARENKLEYHYLFKETQKKEVLIHCVIHDIAGQLSGINCCLALLEFENLTPKGKERLEIGKKQSQKQEMLIRQILDAFSAEIKSLESFTSDVANAPNALACVREVIELFTPSFALNEMQLELAINTNITVDWRVIGDKSRLERILTNLIENAFRHSPPVSTVTVSLQHDGEYILFTVDDEGFGVPSENVNSLFQKFSQGNTHRGRIGIGLYFCRITVERWGGTIGYLPRPNGGSCFWFRLPKPTV from the coding sequence ATGAGTGAATCTATATCTATTACAGAAAAAATTTTTGCAATATTAAAGACTTTAATATTAGAGCGTTTAAATGCTAATGTATTTAAAATCATTAGTTGTGTACCGGATTGGTTAATGGGATTTTGTCATCAACAAATAAACCCAGAAACAGAAGTAGTACCGCGAGATATCTTTCCCTTTTTAGAAACGTTTTTAATTGATGCTGAAGAACTATGGCAAATTAATGGAGATAAAATACTAAAATCAGGTTTATGGTATCAAACAGATGCTTCTGGAAAAGAGTATCATTTTGAAGCTGTGGCTATATGTGCAGATAGCCGTCAATTTATTTTAATAGAATTAAAAGAAGATGTTTTTATAGAAAAACAATCTATTATACAAAAAGCCAGAGAAAATAAGTTAGAGTATCATTATCTTTTTAAAGAAACTCAAAAAAAAGAAGTTTTAATACATTGCGTAATCCACGATATCGCAGGACAATTAAGCGGTATCAATTGCTGTTTAGCTCTTTTAGAGTTTGAAAATCTAACACCCAAGGGAAAAGAACGGTTAGAAATTGGCAAGAAGCAATCACAAAAGCAGGAAATGCTTATTCGACAAATATTAGATGCCTTCTCTGCTGAAATTAAGTCTTTAGAATCTTTTACATCTGATGTTGCTAATGCACCAAATGCTTTAGCTTGTGTACGAGAAGTTATAGAACTTTTTACCCCATCTTTCGCACTCAACGAAATGCAATTAGAATTGGCTATCAACACCAACATAACAGTTGACTGGAGAGTCATTGGGGATAAATCACGTTTGGAAAGGATACTGACAAACTTAATAGAGAATGCTTTTCGACACAGCCCACCCGTATCTACTGTAACAGTAAGTTTGCAGCACGATGGAGAATATATTCTATTTACTGTTGATGATGAAGGATTTGGCGTTCCCTCAGAAAATGTCAATAGTTTATTCCAAAAGTTTTCTCAAGGAAACACTCATCGTGGGAGGATTGGAATTGGACTTTATTTTTGTCGTATTACAGTAGAACGTTGGGGAGGGACGATTGGTTATTTACCTCGTCCCAATGGTGGTTCGTGCTTTTGGTTCCGCTTACCAAAACCAACAGTTTAG
- a CDS encoding sensor histidine kinase, with amino-acid sequence MKDFSQLLQSKIQTILEEWVEAVRKDKKISITKNLSRSAIKNHLADILRALADVLAKSPQDDEMKQIVQESLHHGTLRAEQGYDAAEIAREYRILRDIIFKTIEPKFLQASVREVLRAIRLINMVLDEAIASCFQSYTEQRLTELQQLQNQLSFNNQELTRLLRSNQDNLSYLAHELKSPLTSIIGYSDLFLRQQRKHSDEKEEKDTVTNLEHIERVLRSGRQLLRIINDALEISRYDAGEMKLHPELINPRESVERVSEMLESLAANKELQMLVDLHEAPEQVFTDPLRLQQILINLISNAIRYTDRGTIKIKCEILRDNRWAIAVADTGVGIEPEDQAQIFEGPPRPGVIGIRRKQSSTRFV; translated from the coding sequence ATGAAAGATTTTAGTCAATTACTACAGAGTAAAATTCAAACAATTTTAGAAGAGTGGGTGGAAGCTGTTCGGAAGGACAAAAAAATTTCCATCACGAAAAATCTCTCACGCTCAGCTATCAAAAATCATCTCGCTGATATCCTCAGAGCACTAGCAGATGTACTTGCTAAAAGCCCACAAGATGATGAAATGAAACAGATCGTTCAAGAAAGTTTGCATCATGGGACTCTTAGGGCTGAGCAAGGTTATGATGCAGCAGAAATTGCACGAGAATACCGTATCCTAAGAGATATTATATTTAAAACAATTGAACCAAAATTTTTACAGGCTTCAGTACGGGAAGTGCTCCGAGCTATACGATTAATTAATATGGTTTTAGATGAAGCGATCGCATCCTGTTTTCAAAGCTACACAGAACAGCGATTGACAGAACTACAACAGCTACAAAATCAGTTAAGTTTTAACAATCAAGAACTCACACGCTTGCTCAGGTCAAATCAAGATAATTTATCTTATTTAGCACACGAACTTAAAAGCCCTTTAACTTCAATCATTGGTTACTCGGATTTATTTTTGCGTCAGCAACGAAAGCACTCTGATGAAAAAGAGGAAAAGGATACTGTTACAAATTTAGAACACATAGAGAGAGTTCTACGCAGTGGAAGACAATTACTCCGGATTATTAATGACGCATTAGAAATTTCTCGTTATGATGCAGGGGAGATGAAATTGCACCCTGAATTAATTAATCCACGTGAATCGGTCGAACGCGTTAGTGAAATGTTGGAGTCTTTAGCAGCTAATAAAGAGTTACAAATGCTCGTCGATCTTCATGAAGCACCCGAACAAGTCTTTACAGATCCGTTACGATTACAACAAATATTAATAAATCTTATAAGTAATGCAATTCGCTATACCGATCGCGGAACTATCAAAATAAAGTGTGAAATCCTTAGAGATAATCGATGGGCGATCGCAGTCGCCGATACAGGAGTTGGGATTGAGCCAGAAGACCAAGCCCAAATTTTTGAAGGACCCCCACGTCCGGGAGTGATAGGCATTCGACGCAAGCAGTCAAGCACGCGCTTTGTTTAA
- the ntrB gene encoding nitrate ABC transporter permease yields MLQLNIAAIIAVAGQAAWKKTKPLLVKETFILPVLGFLGIILMWWVIALANHELMPTPPEALVANLDYILNPFYQRGPGNLGIGWLLLASLRRVLLGFLLGAAVAIPLGFLIGMSRTAMLSLNPVIQIFKPVSPLAWLPIALAIFNLADPSAIFVIFITSLWPTIINTALGVSSVPKDYIDVARVLEIPRWRRITKIIWPASLPYIFTGLRISLGIAWLVIVAVEMLTGGIGIGFFVWDEWSRLNLSSVFLAVLVIGLTGLLLDFAVGKIQELVTRRPGATAS; encoded by the coding sequence GTGTTGCAATTAAACATAGCTGCAATTATTGCAGTTGCTGGACAAGCAGCCTGGAAAAAAACAAAACCCTTGCTGGTGAAAGAAACCTTTATATTACCAGTACTGGGGTTTTTAGGAATTATTCTAATGTGGTGGGTTATTGCTCTTGCCAATCATGAATTGATGCCTACCCCGCCTGAAGCGTTGGTTGCCAACTTGGACTACATTCTGAACCCGTTTTATCAAAGAGGACCGGGGAATTTAGGAATTGGATGGTTGTTGCTCGCAAGCTTGCGACGGGTATTGCTGGGTTTTTTATTGGGTGCTGCGGTCGCAATTCCCCTGGGATTTTTGATTGGAATGTCTAGGACGGCAATGCTTTCTCTCAATCCAGTCATTCAAATTTTTAAACCTGTATCTCCTTTGGCTTGGCTGCCAATTGCCTTAGCTATCTTTAATTTGGCAGATCCATCAGCCATCTTTGTCATTTTCATCACCTCCTTGTGGCCCACAATCATCAACACTGCACTGGGCGTGTCAAGCGTTCCCAAAGATTATATAGATGTGGCACGAGTCTTAGAAATCCCACGTTGGCGGCGAATTACAAAAATTATTTGGCCGGCAAGTCTACCATATATCTTCACTGGCTTGCGGATCAGCTTGGGAATTGCTTGGCTAGTCATCGTTGCTGTAGAAATGCTAACGGGTGGTATTGGAATCGGCTTTTTTGTGTGGGATGAGTGGAGTCGTCTCAACTTGAGTTCAGTATTCTTAGCCGTATTGGTCATTGGCTTAACTGGGCTATTGCTTGATTTTGCAGTCGGCAAAATTCAAGAGTTAGTGACTCGTCGTCCGGGAGCAACAGCAAGTTAA
- a CDS encoding chlorophyll a/b-binding protein → METRSATDLPPVATEYNGVDRNAFLFGWNPQTELWNGRLAMIGFLAYLLWDLAGFSVLRDVLHIIGY, encoded by the coding sequence ATGGAAACTCGTTCTGCTACCGATTTACCACCAGTTGCTACAGAATACAACGGTGTTGACCGTAACGCCTTCCTGTTTGGTTGGAACCCTCAAACAGAACTGTGGAATGGTCGCTTGGCTATGATTGGTTTTTTAGCTTACTTGCTTTGGGATTTGGCTGGTTTTAGTGTTCTGCGTGACGTATTGCACATCATTGGTTATTAG
- a CDS encoding OmpA family protein: protein MTNELNELRSLLFGLEPQELEKIYARLDNPKITAEDLSRLLPEAAQRAEDKELSDAMVPTVEHAIHASVQKDQDVLATAIFPIVGPATRKAAIAVVEEMIQSLDNTLEFGLSPKSLKWRIEAIVTGKTFAQIVLLRTLVYRVEQVFLIHKKNGLLLQHIVALQVAIQDPDLVSAMLTAIQDFAKDSFNTNKEDALHSLYFGELTIWIEEGPHAVLAGIIRGNAPRELKLVFQDAIEKIHQRLNRELIAFDGDTEPFADSKPFLQSCLTSQFKDRGKKNSPYALSLLGAIGLSIAIWGFFVIRNQMRWYAFLENLDSQAGIVVIKAETRSGKYFISGMRDSLSVEPNMLMKQFDFTSKEVISRWERYLSFEPQIIEKRAAKFFKAPTTVSFQVDENGTLNASGSAPRNWILDARKIWHFIPGVTQYQDKNLIEFELSQLEMYKKQIEGKRLLFVEGTTELLAGEEKKLQELVVKIQNISVIAQYLGKKIRIQIVGHTDSTGSEQRNIVLSQSRASTILNSLSARGINTSYFYTIGVGDRQPPNIESKEKDAKSKRRVSFKVFLSGTTR from the coding sequence ATGACAAATGAATTAAATGAACTTCGTTCTTTGCTTTTTGGTCTTGAACCACAAGAATTAGAGAAAATATACGCGAGATTAGACAACCCAAAGATAACAGCAGAAGATCTCAGCCGATTGCTACCAGAAGCAGCACAGCGTGCAGAAGATAAGGAATTGAGCGATGCCATGGTTCCTACTGTTGAGCATGCCATTCACGCTTCTGTTCAAAAAGACCAAGATGTTCTTGCAACTGCGATTTTTCCTATTGTGGGACCTGCTACCCGTAAAGCAGCGATCGCAGTTGTCGAAGAGATGATTCAATCCTTGGATAACACTTTGGAATTTGGCTTATCCCCAAAGAGTTTAAAGTGGAGAATAGAAGCGATAGTGACTGGGAAAACATTTGCCCAGATTGTGCTGCTTCGGACTTTGGTATATCGAGTGGAACAGGTTTTCCTAATTCATAAAAAAAATGGCTTGCTGCTACAACATATAGTCGCACTACAGGTAGCAATTCAAGATCCAGATTTAGTTTCAGCAATGTTGACGGCTATTCAGGATTTCGCCAAAGACTCTTTCAACACAAACAAAGAAGATGCTCTCCATAGTTTGTACTTTGGAGAACTGACGATTTGGATTGAAGAGGGACCACACGCAGTCCTAGCAGGTATCATTAGGGGTAATGCTCCTCGTGAATTAAAATTAGTTTTTCAAGATGCAATAGAAAAAATTCATCAAAGACTAAATAGAGAATTGATTGCTTTTGATGGAGACACAGAACCATTTGCTGACAGCAAACCTTTTCTCCAATCTTGTTTGACATCTCAGTTTAAAGATCGGGGTAAAAAGAATTCCCCCTATGCGTTATCTCTCTTAGGTGCTATAGGTCTTAGTATTGCGATTTGGGGCTTTTTTGTTATTAGAAACCAAATGCGTTGGTACGCTTTTCTAGAAAACCTAGACTCCCAAGCTGGAATTGTTGTCATTAAAGCAGAAACTCGCTCTGGAAAGTATTTTATCTCCGGGATGCGAGACTCATTATCTGTAGAGCCTAATATGCTGATGAAACAATTCGATTTCACTTCTAAAGAGGTAATTAGTCGATGGGAAAGATACCTTTCATTTGAACCTCAAATTATTGAAAAAAGGGCAGCAAAATTTTTCAAAGCACCAACAACCGTGTCATTTCAAGTAGATGAAAATGGGACTCTGAACGCCAGTGGTTCTGCACCCCGCAATTGGATTTTAGATGCACGAAAAATCTGGCACTTTATTCCTGGTGTAACTCAATACCAAGATAAAAATCTGATTGAGTTTGAACTGAGTCAATTAGAAATGTACAAAAAACAGATTGAGGGAAAACGCTTGTTGTTTGTTGAAGGAACTACAGAGTTGTTAGCAGGGGAGGAGAAAAAGTTACAAGAACTGGTAGTAAAAATTCAAAACATTTCAGTAATTGCTCAATATCTTGGTAAAAAAATACGCATTCAAATCGTAGGACACACGGATAGCACTGGAAGCGAACAGAGAAACATCGTACTCAGCCAATCTCGTGCTAGTACAATTCTCAACTCTCTATCTGCTAGAGGAATCAATACTAGTTATTTTTATACCATAGGTGTTGGCGATCGCCAACCTCCAAATATAGAATCGAAAGAAAAAGATGCGAAATCTAAGCGCAGAGTTTCCTTTAAAGTATTCTTATCTGGTACTACAAGATAG
- a CDS encoding ABC transporter substrate-binding protein — protein MNKADNENLLHRREFLVGIGATTAGMALSSCAISGDRSAKGLTEEAAAVQPVVDSKTLEKPNLTVGYVPVNDCAPFAIAWKKGFFRKYGLNVKLNREASWATSRDGIIFGRLDASPVVSGAVTNARIGAEGARHAPLCAAMTIHRHGNAMTMNKAMWDFGLRPWYEYKAQYGDRALEEFGRDFRAFFEKQPTEGKVWAVVLSSAIYEYFIRYVSAAAGVDPFKEFRVIIIPPPQMVTNVRIGAMQAYMVAEPWNTRAITGNEGVGFTFAQGKEVWLGHPDRLLGVMESFIVNYPKTYRSLVKAMIEACQYCSKPENRQEVAELITDRSFTGAKPRKPGAPTTKFTGPAILGNYNYGGFDGKDRTIKAADTTIFYDIPDNIPKSPDEHATFLWRSRSLWLMTQAARWGQIKKFPKNAEKLAAQGWRADLYREIAAEMGIKSPKEDFKVESPEVFIDNKGFDPSDPVGYLNSFEIRANAPTRFYMS, from the coding sequence ATGAACAAAGCCGATAACGAAAATCTTTTACATCGACGAGAGTTTTTGGTAGGAATAGGGGCAACAACAGCTGGAATGGCGTTATCGTCATGTGCTATTTCTGGAGACCGCAGCGCTAAAGGGCTAACAGAAGAAGCTGCTGCCGTTCAACCTGTTGTCGATTCCAAAACATTAGAAAAACCAAATCTCACTGTTGGTTATGTGCCTGTCAACGACTGCGCGCCCTTTGCTATTGCTTGGAAAAAAGGTTTTTTCCGCAAATACGGGCTGAACGTTAAACTCAATCGGGAGGCGAGCTGGGCAACATCTCGTGATGGAATTATCTTTGGTCGCCTTGATGCCTCACCAGTTGTCTCTGGTGCTGTAACCAATGCCAGAATTGGCGCTGAAGGTGCTCGTCATGCCCCATTGTGTGCAGCCATGACAATTCACCGTCATGGAAATGCCATGACAATGAACAAAGCCATGTGGGATTTTGGACTGCGCCCATGGTACGAGTACAAAGCACAATATGGCGATCGAGCTTTGGAAGAGTTTGGTCGGGACTTCAGAGCCTTTTTTGAAAAGCAACCGACAGAAGGTAAGGTTTGGGCAGTTGTTCTAAGTTCTGCCATCTACGAGTACTTTATCCGCTATGTATCAGCTGCTGCAGGAGTCGATCCGTTCAAAGAGTTTCGGGTCATTATTATTCCCCCACCACAGATGGTGACAAACGTCCGAATTGGTGCAATGCAAGCCTACATGGTGGCAGAACCTTGGAATACTCGTGCAATTACTGGTAATGAGGGTGTGGGTTTTACCTTTGCTCAAGGCAAAGAAGTATGGCTAGGACATCCAGACAGACTTTTGGGGGTGATGGAATCATTTATCGTCAATTATCCCAAAACTTATCGCTCTTTAGTGAAGGCGATGATTGAAGCTTGCCAGTATTGCAGTAAACCTGAAAACCGTCAAGAAGTTGCCGAACTGATAACAGATCGTTCATTTACTGGTGCCAAACCCAGAAAACCAGGTGCTCCAACAACTAAATTTACCGGTCCGGCAATTTTGGGGAACTACAACTATGGTGGGTTTGATGGCAAGGATCGCACCATAAAAGCTGCTGACACGACCATTTTCTACGATATTCCTGACAACATCCCCAAAAGCCCTGACGAACACGCTACATTTTTATGGAGATCCAGAAGTCTTTGGTTAATGACTCAAGCAGCACGTTGGGGTCAAATTAAGAAATTTCCCAAAAATGCCGAGAAACTTGCCGCACAAGGCTGGAGAGCAGATTTATATCGTGAAATTGCGGCGGAAATGGGTATTAAGTCTCCCAAGGAAGATTTCAAAGTAGAGTCGCCTGAAGTTTTCATAGACAACAAAGGTTTCGATCCTAGCGATCCTGTAGGGTACCTCAACAGTTTTGAGATTAGAGCAAACGCCCCTACTCGGTTTTATATGTCATAA